Genomic DNA from Solanum pennellii chromosome 3, SPENNV200:
attatataaAGACGATATTCTATTTTAGACAgatcaaaaatgaaaatgtgCCCCTGGCCGAGGGTATCTTTCAATTTATCACATGATACAGAATTATAGCCTACATTAAGCCTACAGGGCGTTCGGATTAAATGTAGCATGATTTGTTGGTTATATGACTAGCCAATTCAAAAAATGCCTACACCATTCaataatgttttttcttttgtatccATGCCAGAGAAATAATAGGGCCATGGATGGAGCTTCTCAAATCTTGTTGCCTTATATATTTTCAACACAAATTGACCATTGTTGAAACTATTTCAGCTGTGTTGATCCATCATCAAATAGAACTCGAGTGGCAAATTAAACTAGGAAAGGTAACAAATGCCAGAGTTGGATGATACAGGAAAACATGACGATTCAACGAAAACTAAAAATGAGGAAATTTATGATAAGAAGGAGAAAGAAGATAAGCATTCGGATGAAGACGATAAAGATGAGAAGGAAGATaaagataagaagaagaaaaagaaggacAAAGACAAGGATGAAAAAGATAACAAGAAGAAGgataaaaaagagaagaatcCTAATGATGAAAAGGACTTAGAAAAACTCAAACTTAAAGTGGAGAAAATTGATGCTAAAATGCAGGATTTGGAAGACCAGAGAGAGGTTATTCTAGAGTTGTGTAATGAAGCTGGGAAAGTTGCAGCCAATGCAACTGTTGCTCGCCTTCAATTCGATCCCTTATCGAGCCACttcacaaagaaaaagaaaaaagcaaaGTGATGCTTCTctgtttttgtaattttgtatgtAAATTACACATAGTGTCTATAGAACCCTGCCTAAAGCAGAGTGCATTTTTTAGATAACAAGATTGTAAAGAGGATCAGACAATGAATGAACAGATGATAGGAAAATAACTACTGTAAATCAATTGAATTACTTTCACATTGTTTACGTGCATGACAGTTTAACACTGATATTTCAAACACGATTGTGGTTTCCATCAGGGCTCCAGTTGTTTCCAGAACTTCGTATCCTGCAGTTCTCGTTTGGCTTGTTTGAAGAACAGATTATCCTAAATCTGCATTTCGAATGATAATTAAGTATTATACAGTGATTAACCGTATAAAGTTGAGTTATCTAGCAATACACCAGTTcgcaaaaagggaaaaatattcTTCTGTATAACAATGCAACATTACCAAACAAGTGATTGTAGGTACCTATTAATGGATCTGTTGTTTACTCTTGTACTATATACTGAAGGGAAGCTTCCTAAGACGTGAAATTTCGATTTCATAAGGAAGTTTCATATTTGTCCTGTAATTACCTTGCTTGCAGATATCAACTTCAAGCATCATTTTAAAAAGCAATGATAAACTAACAGATCAGGACCTCACTCTTGgggatttaaaaaataaagatgaacAAGCAGCCAGGAATATATTCTGATATTGGCAAAAATGCTACAGGTACTTGCTGTCATTTATTTCAGCTCatccaaattcaaaatatttgctaatgaaaattttaaaaacttttgatTTCTGTCGCGTTTCAATGCTGGAGAATCTCTTAATTCGAATATTTATATGTTACTTGTTTTACATTAGATCTTCTGTATGGAGATTATATCAGAAAATCACCAATTCACAATTTGCTTGACTGGGGCTTATACTTCAAATGTCAAGgtatttattgttattacttCCCTTCTTCGTTCCTCCTTATAGTCTGCTTTCTGAGAATTACTGTATGATCATTGTAGTTAATGACATTGTACCTGGATTAAGTTCACTAGTCAAGTTGAGTGTACCAGATCAGAGGTCTAATAAGGTTAgaatttttctcttctttctatatatgagagtctatttttcctttcttatgCCTACATATGTACTGACTAACAGGTGGAGGTGCAGTAcatgaataattattttggaGTTGCAACAGGCATCAGTTTGGAAAAAACCCCACTGTTGAGTCTCTCTGGTGTTACAGGAATTGGATTTTTCAGTATTGGAGCTGAAATCGCTTTTGATACAGCAACGAAAACACTGGCAGAATGCGGTGGTGGTTTGAGCTTCGATACTGACATTCTCTCTGCTTCACTCACTCTGTAAATGTTCTCCAGCGTGATTCGATATTTCTTCTTTGAATGCCACATTTTACTCTTGCAAAAGTTGAGAATGCTCAATGTTCTGATGCAAAGTAAATTTGCAGGAGCAATAATGCTGATACCTTGAGAGCTCACTGTTACCGGCCGATTCTACCCTTAACAAGCACTGGGGTTGCAGCTGAGTTAACACATAGATTCATCAACAATCAGACGACTCTTGCACTGGGGGCTCAGCATTGCCTGTTTCCTTGCATGCTGATTAAAGCTCGAGTTACAAGTGATGGCAGTTTGGGTGCTCTTGTCCAGAACAATATTTTCTCAGCACTCTCTCTGAGTATCGGAGCAGAGATGAATGCCATGGATGCAGCGAATACTGCTAAACTGGGGCTTGCTCTAATTTTTAATCCCTGAGTTATAACAAAAATGGTAGTCTCTCTTAGAGTCGTATTATCCTCGACTATTTATGCATGCTAAGTCCATATCCATGGATTCAGAATTTGAAGTTTATCGGTTCCTGCAATAACATCAAGTTGATAACGCAATACAATTAGCTTCACAATCAAATATCTATAGATAATTTAGTACTCTGAACTTCTTATAAGCTGCATGTTTGAAGGCAGCTAACTCAAACCGTAAGTAAATGATTGAAACTACAGTGGAGACGATAATGCGATACCAGCAAGAAATGAAAATTTGTGAATCTTCTTCACTTGCTAGCAATCTAGCAATACACTAAAACAAATGCAGACCCCATGGAATGATCTGTACTCTTTCTGAGAGATATTCAACAACTAATCAAACGTTTGAAACAGCATCAGAAACAAAATCTGCTGAATTTTGAGGGACTAGCAACCAACATTGAATTAACATCTCCAATCAGCAAAACAAATCAATAAGGAATATGTGCACGAAGCTTTAGGTTGAATAGGCAAAGATTTACAATGCTGTAGAACAATCTTATAGAACCTGAAAATACTTTACACAATACTTTAAACATTCAAAACCTTACCAAACTGGTTATAAACATAGGTAGTCATAGGATTCACAATCTCTAACAAAATCACTTCACCACATATTTCCATGTTCTTAAGAAAGAAAAGACTAACTTGACAAAAACTTGCTTTGATATGAAATCCATTAACATTCATGAGCAACAAAGATTTAATGCCCAACAGAAGCCTGAAGAAGTCCATCACGAATCTGCTGTGCCACCTCTTTTACAGCACCAGGTCCATGGGGGATGAAGACAGCGGATGATTTGCTGGAAGCGCCAATTTCTTTCATGGTGTCAAAGTACTGGGTTACGAGGACCATGTCCATAACATCCTTTGCCGTAGTTCCAGGCACATTGATTGAAAATCCTAGCACACTGTCTCTCAGACCATCCACAATTGCTTGACGTTGTCGTGCAATACCTAATCCTGAGAGATACT
This window encodes:
- the LOC107014989 gene encoding mitochondrial outer membrane protein porin of 36 kDa-like produces the protein MNKQPGIYSDIGKNATDLLYGDYIRKSPIHNLLDWGLYFKCQVNDIVPGLSSLVKLSVPDQRSNKVEVQYMNNYFGVATGISLEKTPLLSLSGVTGIGFFSIGAEIAFDTATKTLAECGGGLSFDTDILSASLTLSNNADTLRAHCYRPILPLTSTGVAAELTHRFINNQTTLALGAQHCLFPCMLIKARVTSDGSLGALVQNNIFSALSLSIGAEMNAMDAANTAKLGLALIFNP
- the LOC107013609 gene encoding protein PXR1, which encodes MPELDDTGKHDDSTKTKNEEIYDKKEKEDKHSDEDDKDEKEDKDKKKKKKDKDKDEKDNKKKDKKEKNPNDEKDLEKLKLKVEKIDAKMQDLEDQREVILELCNEAGKVAANATVARLQFDPLSSHFTKKKKKAK